A single window of Haliotis asinina isolate JCU_RB_2024 chromosome 5, JCU_Hal_asi_v2, whole genome shotgun sequence DNA harbors:
- the LOC137284939 gene encoding uncharacterized protein isoform X3, which produces MWTKWARLYQVVHFTCLILTISKGTSGQTCSFMETSGQKGVDSLRSNTGNTTTDVDGCKTLCNTTDLCIAGEFLSSTNTCYMYSLETTLTAQADTVFFQWDCTNETATTTTTTPATTTLVSTLRATLNQVDRDLNQKGKIASAVSACAFFGVCVVLLMIIIFFRKGRKRDDEKQNWTTYTGRT; this is translated from the exons ATGTGGACCAAATGGGCAAGGCTGTATCAAGTCGTCCACTTCACATGTCTGATCCTGACAATATCCAAAG GTACGTCAGGTCAGACATGCAGCTTCATGGAGACTTCGGGACAGAAGGGAGTGGACAGCCTGAGGAGTAACACGGGGAATACGACGACGGACGTGGATGGCTGCAAGACTCTATGTAACACAACCGACCTGTGTATAGCAGGGGAGTTCCTCTCCAGCACAAACACGTGTTACATGTACAGTCTGGAGACAACTCTCACTGCCCAGGCTGACACAGTGTTCTTCCAGTGGGACTGTACGAACGAAACAG caactactacaactacaaccccTGCAACAACAACCCTTGTGTCAACCTTGAGGGCAACACTCAACCAAGTTG ATCGTGACCTTAACCAAAAGGGTAAGATAGCAAGTGCTGTCTCCGCTTGTGCCTTCTTCGGCGTCTGCGTCGTCCTGCTGATGATCATAATTTTTTTCAG GAAAGGCAGAAAGAGAGACGACGAAAAACAGAACTGGACCACCTACACGGGCAGGACTTGA
- the LOC137284939 gene encoding ponticulin-like protein H isoform X2 — protein MWTKWARLYQVVHFTCLILTISKGQTCSFMETSGQKGVDSLRSNTGNTTTDVDGCKTLCNTTDLCIAGEFLSSTNTCYMYSLETTLTAQADTVFFQWDCTNETETSITTPSTTTTTTTTFTPPPPPTTTTTTLTPTTTTTLTPTTTTSTATTTTTTPATTTLVSTLRATLNQVDRDLNQKGKIASAVSACAFFGVCVVLLMIIIFFRKGRKRDDEKQNWTTYTGRT, from the exons ATGTGGACCAAATGGGCAAGGCTGTATCAAGTCGTCCACTTCACATGTCTGATCCTGACAATATCCAAAG GTCAGACATGCAGCTTCATGGAGACTTCGGGACAGAAGGGAGTGGACAGCCTGAGGAGTAACACGGGGAATACGACGACGGACGTGGATGGCTGCAAGACTCTATGTAACACAACCGACCTGTGTATAGCAGGGGAGTTCCTCTCCAGCACAAACACGTGTTACATGTACAGTCTGGAGACAACTCTCACTGCCCAGGCTGACACAGTGTTCTTCCAGTGGGACTGTACGAACGAAACAG AAACCTCAATTACTACTCCttcaactacaactactacaactaccacttttacaccaccaccaccacctactactactactactactcttacacctactactactactactcttacacctactactactacttctacagcaactactacaactacaaccccTGCAACAACAACCCTTGTGTCAACCTTGAGGGCAACACTCAACCAAGTTG ATCGTGACCTTAACCAAAAGGGTAAGATAGCAAGTGCTGTCTCCGCTTGTGCCTTCTTCGGCGTCTGCGTCGTCCTGCTGATGATCATAATTTTTTTCAG GAAAGGCAGAAAGAGAGACGACGAAAAACAGAACTGGACCACCTACACGGGCAGGACTTGA
- the LOC137284939 gene encoding uncharacterized protein isoform X5, with translation MWTKWARLYQVVHFTCLILTISKGTSGQTCSFMETSGQKGVDSLRSNTGNTTTDVDGCKTLCNTTDLCIAGEFLSSTNTCYMYSLETTLTAQADTVFFQWDCTNETDRDLNQKGKIASAVSACAFFGVCVVLLMIIIFFRKGRKRDDEKQNWTTYTGRT, from the exons ATGTGGACCAAATGGGCAAGGCTGTATCAAGTCGTCCACTTCACATGTCTGATCCTGACAATATCCAAAG GTACGTCAGGTCAGACATGCAGCTTCATGGAGACTTCGGGACAGAAGGGAGTGGACAGCCTGAGGAGTAACACGGGGAATACGACGACGGACGTGGATGGCTGCAAGACTCTATGTAACACAACCGACCTGTGTATAGCAGGGGAGTTCCTCTCCAGCACAAACACGTGTTACATGTACAGTCTGGAGACAACTCTCACTGCCCAGGCTGACACAGTGTTCTTCCAGTGGGACTGTACGAACGAAACAG ATCGTGACCTTAACCAAAAGGGTAAGATAGCAAGTGCTGTCTCCGCTTGTGCCTTCTTCGGCGTCTGCGTCGTCCTGCTGATGATCATAATTTTTTTCAG GAAAGGCAGAAAGAGAGACGACGAAAAACAGAACTGGACCACCTACACGGGCAGGACTTGA
- the LOC137284939 gene encoding ponticulin-like protein H isoform X1 has translation MWTKWARLYQVVHFTCLILTISKGTSGQTCSFMETSGQKGVDSLRSNTGNTTTDVDGCKTLCNTTDLCIAGEFLSSTNTCYMYSLETTLTAQADTVFFQWDCTNETETSITTPSTTTTTTTTFTPPPPPTTTTTTLTPTTTTTLTPTTTTSTATTTTTTPATTTLVSTLRATLNQVDRDLNQKGKIASAVSACAFFGVCVVLLMIIIFFRKGRKRDDEKQNWTTYTGRT, from the exons ATGTGGACCAAATGGGCAAGGCTGTATCAAGTCGTCCACTTCACATGTCTGATCCTGACAATATCCAAAG GTACGTCAGGTCAGACATGCAGCTTCATGGAGACTTCGGGACAGAAGGGAGTGGACAGCCTGAGGAGTAACACGGGGAATACGACGACGGACGTGGATGGCTGCAAGACTCTATGTAACACAACCGACCTGTGTATAGCAGGGGAGTTCCTCTCCAGCACAAACACGTGTTACATGTACAGTCTGGAGACAACTCTCACTGCCCAGGCTGACACAGTGTTCTTCCAGTGGGACTGTACGAACGAAACAG AAACCTCAATTACTACTCCttcaactacaactactacaactaccacttttacaccaccaccaccacctactactactactactactcttacacctactactactactactcttacacctactactactacttctacagcaactactacaactacaaccccTGCAACAACAACCCTTGTGTCAACCTTGAGGGCAACACTCAACCAAGTTG ATCGTGACCTTAACCAAAAGGGTAAGATAGCAAGTGCTGTCTCCGCTTGTGCCTTCTTCGGCGTCTGCGTCGTCCTGCTGATGATCATAATTTTTTTCAG GAAAGGCAGAAAGAGAGACGACGAAAAACAGAACTGGACCACCTACACGGGCAGGACTTGA
- the LOC137284939 gene encoding uncharacterized protein isoform X4: MWTKWARLYQVVHFTCLILTISKGQTCSFMETSGQKGVDSLRSNTGNTTTDVDGCKTLCNTTDLCIAGEFLSSTNTCYMYSLETTLTAQADTVFFQWDCTNETATTTTTTPATTTLVSTLRATLNQVDRDLNQKGKIASAVSACAFFGVCVVLLMIIIFFRKGRKRDDEKQNWTTYTGRT; the protein is encoded by the exons ATGTGGACCAAATGGGCAAGGCTGTATCAAGTCGTCCACTTCACATGTCTGATCCTGACAATATCCAAAG GTCAGACATGCAGCTTCATGGAGACTTCGGGACAGAAGGGAGTGGACAGCCTGAGGAGTAACACGGGGAATACGACGACGGACGTGGATGGCTGCAAGACTCTATGTAACACAACCGACCTGTGTATAGCAGGGGAGTTCCTCTCCAGCACAAACACGTGTTACATGTACAGTCTGGAGACAACTCTCACTGCCCAGGCTGACACAGTGTTCTTCCAGTGGGACTGTACGAACGAAACAG caactactacaactacaaccccTGCAACAACAACCCTTGTGTCAACCTTGAGGGCAACACTCAACCAAGTTG ATCGTGACCTTAACCAAAAGGGTAAGATAGCAAGTGCTGTCTCCGCTTGTGCCTTCTTCGGCGTCTGCGTCGTCCTGCTGATGATCATAATTTTTTTCAG GAAAGGCAGAAAGAGAGACGACGAAAAACAGAACTGGACCACCTACACGGGCAGGACTTGA